Proteins from a single region of Scytonema millei VB511283:
- the pilM gene encoding type IV pilus assembly protein PilM: protein MIDRLKSLLTKRGCGVGIELAPERINIAQLKKQRQGYKLTAFSSTPVPEGLFQDGQIADPPALAELIQKALTETKIKAQWVATAVPGRESIVRLIPLPAELNDQELREMVLNHEAGLYLPYPREEADVDYQKLGYFVDEDGIEKVQVLLVATRKQVTDTYMDTFQHAGLKVNVIEINSFALIRTIREQLRTYSTNEGVALVDVQFDNTEIAIIVDGVPQFSRTIPIGTYQMQSALLRSMNLPASRDTQMLESFNLPLTSGDDDDEPEDMPDVDSGTLAVMRVLAELADELRRSIDFYLSQSENLEMVQVLLCGPGGGLGNLSEFFQQKLNIPTAPIDPVAALSLDVDEEKITPMQRPGLGTAIGLGLRGAWGNV, encoded by the coding sequence GTGATTGACCGTCTCAAAAGTTTACTGACAAAGCGTGGATGTGGAGTTGGCATTGAACTAGCTCCTGAACGAATTAATATAGCTCAACTGAAAAAGCAGCGACAGGGTTACAAACTGACAGCTTTTTCCTCCACCCCGGTTCCAGAAGGGCTGTTTCAAGATGGTCAAATTGCTGACCCTCCAGCCCTGGCAGAATTAATTCAAAAGGCACTAACTGAAACTAAAATCAAAGCCCAATGGGTAGCGACAGCCGTGCCTGGGCGAGAGTCGATCGTGCGGCTAATTCCCTTGCCAGCAGAGCTAAATGACCAAGAACTGAGGGAAATGGTACTGAATCACGAAGCTGGTTTGTACTTACCCTACCCGCGCGAAGAAGCTGATGTTGACTATCAAAAGCTAGGCTACTTCGTCGATGAAGATGGAATTGAGAAGGTACAGGTGCTGCTGGTGGCGACTCGCAAGCAAGTGACAGACACCTATATGGATACCTTCCAACATGCAGGGTTAAAAGTTAATGTCATAGAAATTAACAGTTTTGCCTTAATTCGCACGATTCGGGAGCAATTACGGACATATAGCACGAACGAAGGCGTAGCGCTCGTCGATGTCCAATTTGATAATACAGAAATTGCCATTATTGTTGATGGAGTGCCGCAATTTTCCCGTACTATTCCCATTGGGACGTATCAAATGCAGAGCGCGCTCCTGCGATCGATGAATTTACCTGCATCTAGGGACACTCAAATGTTGGAGTCATTCAATCTGCCACTGACTAGTGGGGATGATGATGACGAACCAGAAGATATGCCAGATGTAGATTCTGGCACTTTGGCAGTGATGCGAGTTTTAGCTGAATTAGCAGACGAATTGCGTCGCTCGATTGATTTTTACCTTAGTCAAAGTGAAAATTTGGAAATGGTACAGGTTCTTTTGTGCGGACCTGGCGGTGGTTTGGGCAACTTGAGTGAATTTTTCCAACAAAAGTTAAACATTCCCACAGCGCCAATCGATCCGGTAGCAGCACTGTCTTTAGATGTAGACGAGGAGAAAATTACTCCAATGCAAAGACCGGGATTGGGAACGGCGATCGGTTTAGGACTCAGAGGTGCATGGGGCAATGTATAG
- a CDS encoding AMIN domain-containing protein, whose translation MKQLQGSNILFIGVAVALVAAPPVWAKPAKVTAVKLDPTNNGLNVVLETSTAARPQVLTSQQGNTLVADISNAQLNLPAGKDFRQAKPAPGIDSVIVTRLDSSSIRLMVTGTTNAPSGQMQRNGQSVTFSVSSTPERIAQAKPAPTTGTTLKPGQSVTVQKPLFPNPEITVDGKPVPPSAMRGNQAQPPFLPRAVAPPVGDMAISNTDASPALIDLGSQERVPRLVLRDAPVREVLSLLARAAGLNLAYTTATPQGQQGQPAPTAPGAGGAEGPKVTLDIQDESVQDVFNHVLRITGLQANREGRTIFVGPRLPNEARNLVTRSYRLNQVTVGVALNFLVAMGAESAVSRERTITSVQAVPVGGGQAPATQTQTSTETRIETQRIDFQDSTPLLRGLEVVGDERTNSVTLIGSPKQVQVASAQLIQLDSRRRQVAINVKIADINLLATEDINTSFSFGLGDTFFQNSRGIGGIINFGVRNPASGSVFNGAPPGFARQFLSRLQAQITSGNAKVLTDPTLIVQEGQQAAVNLTQEVVGNVTRTISQGTGGLGQDTTTIQKERVGLTVGIKIERIDDNGFVALSVAPTVRAVQDQYADPTGNLIALINERSLTSGLIRLRDNQTLILSGIIQESDRTSVDKVPILGDIPILGALFRSTNKTNQRQEVIVLLTPQIIDDSERSSSMGYNYNPSPDARQMLERSQNRKVQAPNSSR comes from the coding sequence GTGAAACAGCTTCAAGGTAGTAACATACTATTTATCGGGGTAGCAGTCGCACTCGTTGCAGCGCCGCCAGTATGGGCAAAACCTGCAAAGGTAACAGCAGTCAAGCTAGATCCTACAAATAACGGCTTAAATGTGGTTTTGGAGACTTCCACAGCGGCTCGCCCCCAAGTCTTAACCAGCCAGCAGGGTAATACTCTAGTTGCAGATATTAGTAACGCTCAGTTGAACTTACCCGCAGGAAAAGATTTTCGTCAAGCCAAGCCAGCACCAGGTATTGATTCAGTAATTGTGACGCGACTCGACTCTAGTAGCATCCGGCTGATGGTCACTGGTACTACCAATGCTCCCAGCGGTCAAATGCAACGTAATGGTCAAAGTGTAACGTTTAGCGTTAGCTCTACGCCAGAAAGGATTGCCCAAGCAAAACCCGCTCCAACAACTGGTACGACATTGAAACCAGGGCAATCGGTAACAGTTCAAAAACCCCTTTTTCCCAATCCAGAAATTACAGTTGACGGAAAGCCAGTACCACCCTCAGCAATGCGCGGGAATCAAGCCCAACCGCCATTCTTGCCTAGAGCGGTTGCCCCACCAGTGGGAGATATGGCAATTTCCAACACCGATGCTTCTCCGGCTCTGATCGATCTTGGTAGCCAAGAACGAGTCCCGCGCCTAGTCTTACGGGATGCTCCCGTGCGCGAAGTCCTCTCCTTACTCGCCCGTGCTGCTGGTCTCAACTTAGCTTACACGACAGCCACACCTCAAGGACAACAAGGTCAACCAGCTCCGACTGCGCCTGGAGCGGGGGGAGCTGAGGGACCCAAAGTCACTCTCGATATTCAAGACGAATCCGTACAGGATGTTTTCAATCACGTACTGCGGATTACAGGCTTGCAAGCCAATCGGGAAGGACGCACGATTTTTGTCGGTCCCAGACTGCCTAATGAGGCTCGTAATCTAGTCACGCGCAGCTACAGGCTGAATCAGGTCACGGTAGGCGTAGCACTTAACTTTTTGGTCGCAATGGGTGCAGAAAGTGCCGTCAGCCGCGAACGCACGATCACCAGCGTTCAAGCCGTACCTGTAGGTGGCGGACAAGCTCCCGCAACCCAAACCCAAACCAGTACAGAGACGCGGATCGAAACCCAACGGATCGATTTTCAAGACTCTACACCCCTACTACGGGGATTAGAAGTCGTCGGTGACGAGCGGACGAACTCCGTTACACTGATTGGTTCTCCCAAGCAAGTTCAGGTGGCTAGCGCTCAACTAATCCAACTCGACTCTCGCCGTCGTCAGGTTGCAATTAACGTCAAGATTGCTGATATTAACCTCTTAGCAACTGAAGACATTAATACTAGCTTTTCGTTTGGGCTGGGTGACACTTTCTTTCAAAACAGTCGCGGTATTGGTGGAATCATCAACTTTGGTGTGAGAAACCCCGCGTCTGGGAGTGTCTTCAATGGCGCTCCTCCAGGGTTCGCCAGACAATTTCTCTCTCGTTTGCAAGCTCAAATTACAAGTGGCAATGCTAAGGTTTTGACCGATCCTACCCTGATCGTTCAAGAGGGACAGCAAGCTGCTGTCAACCTAACCCAAGAAGTGGTGGGTAACGTCACCAGAACCATTAGTCAGGGTACGGGTGGTCTCGGTCAAGATACCACGACAATTCAAAAAGAGCGAGTTGGTTTGACCGTTGGAATTAAGATCGAACGAATAGATGACAATGGTTTTGTTGCCCTATCTGTAGCTCCTACAGTCAGAGCAGTACAAGATCAGTATGCAGATCCAACTGGTAATTTGATTGCTTTAATTAACGAGCGATCGCTGACTTCTGGACTAATTCGCCTGCGAGATAATCAAACTTTAATCTTGTCAGGTATCATTCAAGAGTCAGACCGAACCAGCGTCGATAAGGTTCCCATTCTAGGAGATATTCCGATTCTTGGCGCACTGTTTAGAAGTACTAATAAGACGAACCAACGTCAAGAAGTCATCGTGTTGTTGACTCCTCAAATTATCGACGATTCAGAGCGATCGTCATCTATGGGATATAACTATAATCCCAGTCCCGATGCGCGTCAAATGCTAGAACGCAGCCAAAATCGCAAAGTTCAAGCACCTAATAGTAGTCGATAG
- a CDS encoding OsmC family protein, whose amino-acid sequence MKPKTHTYTVKVEWTGNLGQGTSHYKTYTRNHEISVAGKPTILASSDPAFRGDSTRYNPEELLVASLSTCHMLWYLHLCAEAGIVVISYIDNPTGTMMETDNGSGRFTEVTLKPSITINTASDRELAIALHHKAHDKCFIANSVNFPVHCQSAIASI is encoded by the coding sequence ATGAAACCCAAAACACATACTTATACTGTCAAAGTTGAATGGACTGGAAATCTAGGACAAGGAACGAGTCATTACAAAACATATACACGCAATCACGAGATTTCTGTAGCTGGAAAGCCAACAATTTTAGCCTCATCAGACCCAGCTTTTCGCGGTGACTCTACCCGATATAATCCAGAAGAATTACTAGTAGCATCACTCTCTACCTGTCATATGCTTTGGTATTTGCATTTATGTGCCGAAGCTGGGATTGTTGTTATTAGTTATATTGATAACCCTACTGGCACGATGATGGAAACCGATAATGGTAGCGGACGCTTTACAGAAGTTACGCTGAAACCAAGCATAACTATCAACACAGCCAGCGATCGCGAACTAGCGATTGCCTTACATCATAAAGCACACGACAAGTGTTTTATTGCCAATTCCGTGAATTTTCCAGTACATTGCCAAAGCGCGATCGCTTCTATCTAA
- a CDS encoding pilus assembly protein PilO, which translates to MTISEEFISVEEDLEAAPSYPTVFGVTLTPTISGALLAVVGLGLGGYLFTSFVTPAMQKHDELTAKQNEKQNLVQQKSASMAQKQQVETELAKAKQQKADVLTLFASESTLDTLLIDLNRLVQSVNGKQNATAKLKKFTPANQSAETISDGSLGADVNGKLKRRIVDINISGTFDQTQAILRSIERLQPLLIVRDYQSTMVAATDKDGKRAGGAPNIDTSFKLQALIPVSPEEAAAAAAAAAKKAEEKK; encoded by the coding sequence ATGACGATTAGTGAAGAATTTATTTCTGTAGAAGAAGATCTTGAGGCTGCACCGTCCTATCCTACTGTTTTTGGCGTGACTCTAACTCCAACGATTAGCGGAGCGCTGCTAGCAGTTGTTGGTCTTGGTTTAGGGGGTTATTTGTTTACTTCGTTCGTCACGCCAGCAATGCAAAAGCATGACGAGCTAACAGCAAAACAAAATGAAAAGCAAAACTTGGTGCAGCAAAAATCCGCTAGCATGGCGCAGAAGCAGCAAGTAGAAACAGAATTAGCGAAGGCGAAACAGCAAAAAGCAGATGTTTTAACTTTATTTGCTAGCGAAAGTACGCTCGATACTTTACTCATCGACCTGAATCGACTCGTACAGTCGGTTAATGGCAAGCAAAACGCTACTGCTAAATTGAAAAAATTTACGCCCGCCAATCAATCAGCTGAAACGATTTCAGATGGTTCGCTTGGTGCTGATGTCAATGGCAAACTCAAACGTCGAATAGTTGATATTAATATCTCTGGAACATTTGACCAAACTCAAGCGATTCTCCGAAGTATTGAACGATTGCAACCATTATTAATTGTGAGAGACTATCAATCAACAATGGTAGCTGCTACCGATAAGGATGGAAAACGTGCTGGCGGTGCGCCAAATATCGATACTTCCTTTAAATTACAGGCACTGATTCCCGTATCTCCAGAGGAAGCAGCAGCAGCGGCAGCAGCAGCGGCGAAGAAAGCAGAAGAGAAAAAGTGA
- a CDS encoding aminopeptidase P N-terminal domain-containing protein: protein MQAEYRQRREQLMAKIGNGTAIFRSAPMAVMHNDVEYNYRQDSDFFYLTGFDEPEAVAVLAPHHAEHRFILFVRPKEREKEVWTGYRCGVEGAKEIYGADEAYPITELDEKLPQYLEKADKIYYRLGRDRNFNEKVLHHWQRLMATYPKRGTGPIAIEDAGVILHSMRLVKSQAELELMRQAAAISVEAHNYAQEIASPGRYEYEIQAEMERIFRLRGGTGVAYPSIVASGENACILHYIENTRQMQDGDLLLIDAACAYGYYNSDITRTFPVNGKFTGEQKALYDIVLEAQKQAIAQVQPGNPYSAFHDTAVRVLTEGLVELGILQGQIDDLIKEEKYKPFYMHRTGHWLGLDVHDVGVYQHGDSPQILQPGQVLTVEPGLYIVPQTQPAEGQPAIDPRWEGIGIRIEDDVLVTETGHEILTAGVPK, encoded by the coding sequence ATGCAAGCAGAGTACCGCCAGCGTCGCGAACAGTTGATGGCTAAAATTGGCAACGGCACGGCAATTTTTCGCAGTGCGCCAATGGCAGTCATGCACAACGATGTAGAATACAACTATCGCCAAGATAGCGATTTCTTCTATTTAACAGGGTTTGACGAACCGGAAGCTGTTGCCGTCTTAGCACCCCACCACGCCGAACACCGCTTTATTTTATTTGTCCGTCCCAAAGAAAGAGAAAAAGAAGTTTGGACGGGCTATCGTTGTGGTGTAGAAGGGGCAAAAGAAATCTATGGGGCAGACGAAGCTTATCCGATTACCGAACTCGACGAAAAGCTGCCGCAGTATTTAGAAAAAGCAGATAAAATCTATTATCGTCTGGGACGCGATCGCAATTTTAACGAAAAAGTCCTGCACCACTGGCAGCGCCTCATGGCAACTTATCCCAAACGCGGTACGGGACCAATCGCTATTGAAGATGCTGGCGTAATTTTACACAGCATGAGACTAGTAAAAAGTCAAGCAGAATTAGAATTGATGCGGCAAGCTGCTGCTATTTCTGTTGAGGCACATAACTACGCCCAAGAAATCGCCAGCCCAGGACGTTATGAGTATGAAATTCAAGCGGAAATGGAACGAATCTTTCGCTTGCGGGGTGGGACGGGTGTAGCCTATCCTTCAATTGTGGCTTCGGGAGAAAACGCTTGCATTCTGCACTACATCGAAAATACGCGCCAGATGCAAGATGGCGACTTACTGTTAATTGATGCAGCCTGCGCCTACGGTTATTACAACTCCGATATTACCCGTACCTTCCCCGTAAATGGCAAGTTTACAGGCGAACAGAAAGCGTTGTACGACATTGTACTAGAAGCGCAAAAACAAGCGATCGCCCAAGTTCAACCAGGCAACCCCTACAGCGCTTTTCACGATACCGCCGTCCGCGTCCTCACCGAAGGATTAGTCGAACTTGGCATTCTGCAAGGACAAATTGACGACTTAATTAAAGAAGAAAAATACAAACCTTTCTACATGCACCGTACCGGACATTGGTTAGGATTAGATGTTCACGATGTCGGTGTTTATCAACATGGTGACTCCCCCCAAATTTTACAACCAGGACAAGTACTGACAGTAGAACCAGGACTTTACATCGTACCGCAGACTCAACCCGCCGAAGGACAACCCGCGATCGATCCGCGTTGGGAAGGAATCGGCATTCGGATTGAAGATGATGTCCTCGTCACCGAAACCGGACACGAAATCTTAACCGCAGGAGTCCCGAAATAA
- a CDS encoding ABC transporter substrate-binding protein: MTKRLVNRLQPSKLIILTLLGFVLSWVVSCGSGNVATQTSQSNSNSQEIEFWTMQLQPEFTDFFNQKIQTFEKENPGMKVNWVDVPWSAMESKILTSVAAKTAPDVVNLNPDFASVLAGRNAWLTLDNKISPEVRSTYLPNIWQASTLDGKSFGIPWYLTTRVTICNSDLLKQAGVAKPPATYAELAQVAKQVKEKTGKYAFFATFVPEDSSEVLQSFVQMGVTLVDDKGKAAFNTAAGKAAFQYWVDLYKQELLPQESLTQGHRHGIEMYQAGETALLGTGAEFLKTISTNAPEIAKVSAVAPEITGTTGKKNVAVMNLVIPKDSDRPDAAIKFALFVTNSDNQLAFAKAANVLPSTIPALADSYFKSVPTGDKSEMDRARVVSASQLKQAEVLIPAMENINVLKRAIYENLQAAMLGEKTVDVAIADAAKEWDAKAGK, encoded by the coding sequence ATGACCAAAAGACTTGTAAATAGGTTACAACCATCGAAGTTAATAATTCTTACCTTATTAGGTTTTGTTTTGAGTTGGGTAGTCAGTTGCGGTAGTGGGAACGTCGCTACTCAAACATCTCAATCTAACTCTAACAGCCAAGAAATTGAGTTTTGGACGATGCAGTTGCAACCGGAATTCACCGATTTTTTCAACCAGAAGATTCAAACTTTTGAAAAAGAAAATCCTGGGATGAAAGTCAACTGGGTAGACGTACCTTGGTCGGCAATGGAAAGCAAAATCTTAACTTCAGTTGCAGCGAAAACAGCTCCAGATGTCGTTAACTTAAATCCAGATTTTGCCTCCGTGTTAGCTGGTCGCAACGCTTGGTTGACATTGGATAATAAAATTTCACCCGAAGTACGTTCCACTTATTTACCTAACATTTGGCAAGCAAGTACGCTCGACGGCAAAAGTTTCGGCATTCCCTGGTATCTCACCACGCGAGTGACGATTTGTAACAGCGATTTACTCAAACAAGCAGGTGTCGCCAAGCCGCCAGCAACTTATGCAGAATTGGCGCAGGTTGCTAAGCAAGTTAAAGAAAAAACTGGTAAGTATGCCTTTTTTGCCACGTTTGTCCCAGAAGACTCATCGGAAGTGCTGCAATCTTTCGTTCAAATGGGGGTAACGTTGGTAGATGACAAAGGTAAAGCAGCATTTAATACAGCCGCAGGCAAAGCTGCTTTTCAGTACTGGGTAGATTTGTATAAACAGGAACTCTTACCCCAAGAATCCTTAACTCAAGGACATCGCCACGGCATTGAGATGTATCAAGCAGGAGAAACAGCTTTATTGGGGACGGGAGCAGAATTTCTCAAAACAATTTCGACTAACGCCCCAGAAATCGCGAAAGTTTCTGCTGTTGCACCAGAAATTACCGGAACCACAGGTAAAAAGAATGTCGCCGTCATGAATCTCGTGATTCCCAAAGATAGCGATCGCCCCGACGCAGCGATAAAATTTGCTTTATTTGTGACCAACAGCGATAATCAACTCGCCTTTGCCAAAGCCGCCAACGTCCTTCCTTCAACAATTCCCGCCTTAGCTGATAGCTATTTCAAATCCGTGCCTACAGGCGATAAATCTGAAATGGATCGGGCGCGGGTGGTGAGTGCTAGCCAGTTAAAACAAGCAGAAGTGCTAATTCCCGCAATGGAAAATATCAACGTCCTCAAACGCGCCATTTACGAAAACCTCCAAGCCGCCATGCTGGGAGAAAAAACAGTCGATGTGGCGATCGCGGATGCTGCGAAAGAGTGGGATGCTAAGGCTGGGAAATAA
- a CDS encoding PilN domain-containing protein — protein sequence MYSLDVNFLKDRAPQKSGFATGGSKTRMSAVGQTPLFVGAAVAAVIPVVVGAWWLLLQTQNTQMENKLAALDAELNRLGLQEEELKKIQAETSTLQTDTKALATVFNQIRPWSAMLQDLRDRIPRAVQIESIKQIPAIASSGAPQPPAAAGNAAPPPAANPAGGIEITGKARSFSDVNDFLLTLKQSAFFQATDTRIISAELAEAAASNEKSAVKPPSLVRYTIQSNLSNVPAADLLQELERKGTLGLVTRIRTLQQKGVIQP from the coding sequence ATGTATAGTTTAGACGTAAATTTTCTAAAAGACCGCGCCCCCCAGAAGTCAGGGTTTGCGACTGGTGGAAGCAAAACGCGGATGTCAGCGGTCGGTCAAACACCTCTATTTGTTGGAGCGGCTGTAGCGGCTGTGATTCCAGTGGTGGTTGGCGCTTGGTGGTTATTGTTACAAACGCAAAACACCCAGATGGAAAACAAACTAGCTGCGTTAGACGCAGAGTTAAACCGCTTGGGCTTGCAAGAAGAAGAATTGAAAAAAATTCAGGCTGAAACTAGCACATTGCAAACGGATACGAAAGCATTAGCTACTGTTTTCAACCAAATTCGCCCTTGGTCGGCAATGTTACAAGACTTGCGCGATCGCATTCCTAGAGCGGTACAAATTGAATCGATCAAGCAAATTCCGGCGATCGCCTCCTCTGGCGCACCACAACCACCTGCGGCAGCGGGTAATGCGGCTCCACCACCAGCCGCGAACCCAGCTGGTGGGATTGAAATTACTGGCAAGGCGCGATCGTTTAGCGATGTTAACGATTTCCTACTAACTCTGAAACAGTCAGCGTTCTTCCAAGCAACTGACACGCGAATTATTTCAGCAGAACTAGCCGAGGCTGCGGCATCAAATGAAAAATCAGCCGTAAAACCACCGTCACTTGTGAGATATACAATTCAATCTAACTTAAGTAATGTCCCAGCCGCCGATTTGCTCCAAGAGTTAGAGCGTAAAGGGACGTTAGGACTGGTGACTCGGATTCGCACCCTGCAACAAAAAGGAGTCATTCAACCATGA
- a CDS encoding DUF6263 family protein, which produces MKKILFYSFICCLVTASGLAVNAETPSLVKQQAKTQIATATTKPQVELLEAGDEPRQELRFRPQVNAKQTATMTLQMDTDISMAGQTMPKVDLPPITVAMDAVVTKVDPNGNIHFKWSYSNVDVMNSTSLPPQVLEAMRSQMKKMVGTSGSFIIDNRGQIQTAKFASSQKSDANFKQFSEQMSTSFDQMSSPLPQEAIGIGAKWRVTTKPSLLGMSVKQTITYELVNLKDNIATLNIWFEQHANPQKLTLPEIPSGATVTLKSFESKGDGRLMMQLDRPFPLRANLIANSENEMSIQQTGKAGEATRNSKFHMKLNLLSK; this is translated from the coding sequence ATGAAAAAAATATTATTTTACAGCTTTATTTGCTGTCTAGTTACTGCTTCGGGATTGGCAGTCAATGCAGAAACACCATCCCTAGTTAAGCAACAAGCAAAAACTCAAATTGCAACTGCTACGACAAAGCCTCAAGTAGAACTATTAGAAGCTGGAGATGAACCACGGCAAGAACTACGCTTTCGTCCCCAGGTAAATGCAAAACAGACAGCTACTATGACCTTACAAATGGATACAGATATATCTATGGCAGGTCAAACAATGCCGAAAGTTGATTTACCACCAATAACAGTTGCTATGGATGCAGTAGTAACAAAAGTCGATCCTAACGGTAACATTCACTTCAAATGGTCTTATTCTAATGTAGATGTCATGAACTCTACCAGCTTGCCACCACAGGTACTGGAAGCGATGCGATCGCAAATGAAAAAGATGGTTGGTACGAGTGGATCTTTCATCATCGATAATCGCGGACAAATTCAAACAGCTAAATTTGCGTCGTCTCAGAAGTCAGATGCAAATTTCAAACAATTCTCAGAGCAGATGTCAACTTCTTTCGACCAAATGTCTTCACCTTTGCCTCAAGAAGCAATTGGTATTGGGGCTAAATGGCGTGTCACAACTAAACCTTCTCTTTTGGGAATGAGTGTGAAGCAAACAATAACATATGAATTGGTGAATCTAAAAGATAATATAGCAACTTTAAATATATGGTTTGAGCAGCACGCTAACCCACAAAAATTAACTCTACCAGAAATACCAAGCGGAGCTACTGTAACTCTAAAATCATTTGAATCTAAAGGTGATGGGAGGTTGATGATGCAGCTCGATCGCCCTTTTCCGCTTCGTGCTAATCTGATTGCAAACTCTGAAAATGAGATGAGTATTCAGCAGACTGGTAAAGCAGGTGAAGCGACTAGAAACAGCAAATTTCACATGAAACTTAATCTTCTATCGAAGTAA
- the pyrR gene encoding bifunctional pyr operon transcriptional regulator/uracil phosphoribosyltransferase PyrR, translated as MPQKIVEILSADELRRTVTRLASQIVERCRDLSQLVILGIHTKGVPLAQILASQIEMLEGVSVHVGALDITFYRDDLDKIGVRTPAKSDIPLDLTGKIVLLVDDVIYKGRTIRAALNAVNEYGRPESIWLAVLVDRGHRELPIHPDFIGKQLPTAKDEQVKVYLQDLDGRDAVELIGN; from the coding sequence ATGCCCCAAAAAATCGTTGAAATCCTCTCAGCCGATGAACTCCGGCGAACAGTTACCCGCCTTGCTTCTCAAATTGTGGAAAGATGTCGCGACCTTTCCCAGTTGGTCATTTTAGGCATTCACACTAAAGGGGTTCCCTTGGCGCAAATCTTAGCTAGTCAAATTGAAATGCTAGAAGGTGTTTCTGTCCATGTGGGGGCGTTAGATATTACTTTCTATCGGGATGATTTAGACAAAATTGGTGTGCGAACACCAGCTAAGAGTGACATTCCTCTGGATCTAACTGGCAAAATCGTTTTATTAGTAGATGATGTCATTTACAAAGGGCGGACGATTCGCGCCGCCCTCAATGCTGTGAACGAGTATGGTAGACCAGAATCGATTTGGTTAGCGGTACTTGTAGATCGGGGTCATCGCGAATTGCCAATTCATCCAGATTTTATCGGCAAACAGCTACCCACGGCAAAAGACGAACAAGTCAAGGTCTATTTGCAAGATTTGGATGGCAGAGATGCGGTAGAGTTAATTGGAAATTAG